The following are from one region of the Mangifera indica cultivar Alphonso chromosome 14, CATAS_Mindica_2.1, whole genome shotgun sequence genome:
- the LOC123196082 gene encoding peroxisome biogenesis protein 22-like isoform X1, with the protein MAESSSSSSREDLIQLIKRFGAYLTVKMSNFFSLNNLDSRSVGAIAGLALAIVFTWRMFRSPSGPQRRPPKRQAPTTSNSIGRAQFNTTVIPSEISSPSEDLRAQNVVDEFFQPVKPTLGQIVRQKLSEGRKVTCRLLGVILEESSPEEIQVSQATVRSSVLEILLEITKFCDLYLMERVLDDESEKRILVALENAGVFTSGGLVKDKVLFCSTEIGRSSFVRQLEPDWHIDTNLEIISQLARFIKYQLYISPIRPERTASNVFNSSSLEQFFGCA; encoded by the exons ATGGCGGAGTCGTCGTCTTCGTCATCTAGGGAAGACCTAATTCAGCTGATCAAACGATTTGGGGCTTATCTCACTGTCAAGATGTCCAATTTCTTCTCTCTTAATAACTTG GATTCACGATCAGTAGGGGCTATTGCAGGGCTTGCCCTTGCAATCGTCTTTACCTGGCGGATGTTTAGATCACCAAGTGGACCTCAAAGAAGGCCACCAAAACGACAAGCTCCTACAACCAGTAATTCAATTGGCCGTGCTCAGTTTAATACAACTGTGATACCTTCTGAAATTAGTTCACCATCTGAAGATTTAAGAGCACAAAATGTTGTCGATGAGTTCTTTCAACCAGTAAAG CCAACTTTGGGGCAAATAGTTAGGCAGAAGCTAAGTGAAGGAAGAAAG GTGACATGTCGTTTGCTTGGAGTAATCCTTGAGGAGAGCAGTCCAGAGGAGATCCAGGTG AGCCAAGCAACTGTACGGTCATCTGTGCTGGAGATTCTGTTGGAGATCACAAAATTTTGTGATCTCTATCTTATGGAAAGAGTACTTGATGATGAAAGTGAA AAAAGGATACTTGTGGCTTTGGAAAATGCAGGGGTTTTCACATCAGGAGGTTTGGTCAAAGACAAG GTTCTCTTTTGTAGCACAGAGATAGGGCGGTCATCCTTCGTTCGGCAACTGGAGCCAGATTGGCATATTGACACAAATCTTGAAATCATTTCTCAATTAGCT agatttattaaatatcaactTTACATTTCGCCCATCAGACCTGAAAGAACTGCTTCAAACGTGTTCAATTCTTCGTCATTGGAACAGTTCTTTGGATGTGCATGA
- the LOC123196081 gene encoding zinc finger CCCH domain-containing protein 40 isoform X1: MLFRTIGTTGQFGEQLNVFLNPNNFSTSYALGACDHHDIFNISFNDIGKVFPGWRWITVCSFSGSGMDYNHIIIWHSEISTYQVVLLLGRGIQGNGGRDYRVSDLRNKLDRKLSPRRRYSPGSDVGGRHTYHGLSPARSLEKESDRKYRKKQRIHGQNGSLKILDGIGDHVKDRKITSSGSKTILQEQLKEVQSNISMHELQKHQLEIDVDEKVQEADILTSRIKELETQLNKEKEECKRIALKIKKFIKEHNRHVRIQDELKRSQAQLQKLGNQLGSDPTITGVNEEDSTINVVSDGETANNHLVSSHNDVLTLSSPKKKKLRGDRVTAEESIQEANLMKDRGRWDESITSEKVSRWNVHPFQSNVGIEVEAVNNGNSDQGPLVDQGKLKKRKFVSTNFPAADKLTNLGSGNVVPSMSIASHAIDEEVEIEVEKTERVVEMASAGNDKQVIMNAKGMPFRPPPPPIPKNAYLEYVGDDENVDVVG, from the exons ATGCTCTTCCGCACCATTGGGACCACAGGCCAGTTTGGCGAACAGTTGAATGTATTCCTAAATCCTAATAATTTCTCCACTTCGTATGCTCTTGGAGCATGCGATCATCACGACATTTTTAACATCTCCTTCAATGATATTGGGAAGGTATTTCCTGGATGGAGATGGATCACTGTATGCAGTTTTTCAGGGAGTGGAATGGATTATAACCATATCATAATATGGCATTCAGAAATCAGTACCTATCAGGTTGTATTGCTTTTGGGAAGAGGAATTCAAGGAAATg GTGGGAGGGATTATAGAGTTAGTGACTTGAGGAATAAACTTGATAGGAAGCTTTCCCCACGACGAAGATATTCTCCAGGAAGTGATGTAGGAGGTAGACATACATATCACG GACTGAGCCCTGCCAGGTCTCTTGAGAAGGAAAg TGACAGAAAATACAGGAAGAAGCAGCGCATTCATGGGCAAAATGGAAGTTTGAAAATCTTGGATGGGATTGGAGATCATGTTAAAGACAGAAAAATTACTTCTTCAGGTTCCAAAACTATCCTTCAGGAGCAG CTAAAAGAAGTACAGTCAAATATTAGCATGCATGAGCTCCAAAAACATCAATTAGAG ATTGATGTGGATGAGAAGGTTCAAGAAGCAGATATTCTTACTTCCAGGATTAAGGAGCTTGAGACTCAACTAAATAAGGAGAAAGAGGAGTGTAAAAG GATAGCTTTGAAAATcaagaaatttattaaagaacATAACCGTCATGTAAGGATCCAAGATGAACTTAAGAG ATCACAAGCACAACTTCAGAAGTTGGGTAATCAGCTTGGCTCAGATCCTACTATAACTGGTGTCAATGAAGAGGATTCAACCATCAATGTTGTAAGTGATGGAGAGACTGCCAATAACCATCTAGTCAGCTCACATAATGATGTCCTGACTTTATCTtctccaaagaaaaaaaagttgcgtGGTGATCGGGTCACTGCTGAAGAATCCATACAAGAAG CCAATTTAATGAAAGATAGAGGACGGTGGGATGAATCTATTACATCGGAGAAAGTTTCTCGGTGGAATGTGCACCCTTTTCAATCTAATGTTGGCATAGAAGTTGAGGCTGTAAACAATGGAAATAGTGACCAAGGACCTTTAGTAGATCAAGGCAAACTGAAGAAAAGAAAGTTTGTCTCTACCAACTTCCCTGCTGCAGATAAG TTGACAAATTTGGGATCTGGGAATGTGGTACCATCAATGAGCATCGCCTCCCATGCAATTGATGAAGAGGTTGAGATTGAAGTGGAGAAGACTGAGCGGGTGGTTGAAATGGCTTCAGCAGGAAATGATAAACAAGTAATAATGAATGCCAAGGGGATGCCATTCAGACCTCCCCCTCCACCAATCCCCAAAAATGCTTATCTAGAG TATGTGGGTGATGATGAGAATGTGGATGTGGTGGGCTGA
- the LOC123196082 gene encoding peroxisome biogenesis protein 22-like isoform X2, with protein MAESSSSSSREDLIQLIKRFGAYLTVKMSNFFSLNNLDSRSVGAIAGLALAIVFTWRMFRSPSGPQRRPPKRQAPTTSNSIGRAQFNTTVIPSEISSPSEDLRAQNVVDEFFQPVKPTLGQIVRQKLSEGRKVTCRLLGVILEESSPEEIQSQATVRSSVLEILLEITKFCDLYLMERVLDDESEKRILVALENAGVFTSGGLVKDKVLFCSTEIGRSSFVRQLEPDWHIDTNLEIISQLARFIKYQLYISPIRPERTASNVFNSSSLEQFFGCA; from the exons ATGGCGGAGTCGTCGTCTTCGTCATCTAGGGAAGACCTAATTCAGCTGATCAAACGATTTGGGGCTTATCTCACTGTCAAGATGTCCAATTTCTTCTCTCTTAATAACTTG GATTCACGATCAGTAGGGGCTATTGCAGGGCTTGCCCTTGCAATCGTCTTTACCTGGCGGATGTTTAGATCACCAAGTGGACCTCAAAGAAGGCCACCAAAACGACAAGCTCCTACAACCAGTAATTCAATTGGCCGTGCTCAGTTTAATACAACTGTGATACCTTCTGAAATTAGTTCACCATCTGAAGATTTAAGAGCACAAAATGTTGTCGATGAGTTCTTTCAACCAGTAAAG CCAACTTTGGGGCAAATAGTTAGGCAGAAGCTAAGTGAAGGAAGAAAG GTGACATGTCGTTTGCTTGGAGTAATCCTTGAGGAGAGCAGTCCAGAGGAGATCCAG AGCCAAGCAACTGTACGGTCATCTGTGCTGGAGATTCTGTTGGAGATCACAAAATTTTGTGATCTCTATCTTATGGAAAGAGTACTTGATGATGAAAGTGAA AAAAGGATACTTGTGGCTTTGGAAAATGCAGGGGTTTTCACATCAGGAGGTTTGGTCAAAGACAAG GTTCTCTTTTGTAGCACAGAGATAGGGCGGTCATCCTTCGTTCGGCAACTGGAGCCAGATTGGCATATTGACACAAATCTTGAAATCATTTCTCAATTAGCT agatttattaaatatcaactTTACATTTCGCCCATCAGACCTGAAAGAACTGCTTCAAACGTGTTCAATTCTTCGTCATTGGAACAGTTCTTTGGATGTGCATGA
- the LOC123196082 gene encoding peroxisome biogenesis protein 22-like isoform X3, translating into MAESSSSSSREDLIQLIKRFGAYLTVKMSNFFSLNNLDSRSVGAIAGLALAIVFTWRMFRSPSGPQRRPPKRQAPTTSNSIGRAQFNTTVIPSEISSPSEDLRAQNVVDEFFQPVKPTLGQIVRQKLSEGRKVTCRLLGVILEESSPEEIQKRILVALENAGVFTSGGLVKDKVLFCSTEIGRSSFVRQLEPDWHIDTNLEIISQLARFIKYQLYISPIRPERTASNVFNSSSLEQFFGCA; encoded by the exons ATGGCGGAGTCGTCGTCTTCGTCATCTAGGGAAGACCTAATTCAGCTGATCAAACGATTTGGGGCTTATCTCACTGTCAAGATGTCCAATTTCTTCTCTCTTAATAACTTG GATTCACGATCAGTAGGGGCTATTGCAGGGCTTGCCCTTGCAATCGTCTTTACCTGGCGGATGTTTAGATCACCAAGTGGACCTCAAAGAAGGCCACCAAAACGACAAGCTCCTACAACCAGTAATTCAATTGGCCGTGCTCAGTTTAATACAACTGTGATACCTTCTGAAATTAGTTCACCATCTGAAGATTTAAGAGCACAAAATGTTGTCGATGAGTTCTTTCAACCAGTAAAG CCAACTTTGGGGCAAATAGTTAGGCAGAAGCTAAGTGAAGGAAGAAAG GTGACATGTCGTTTGCTTGGAGTAATCCTTGAGGAGAGCAGTCCAGAGGAGATCCAG AAAAGGATACTTGTGGCTTTGGAAAATGCAGGGGTTTTCACATCAGGAGGTTTGGTCAAAGACAAG GTTCTCTTTTGTAGCACAGAGATAGGGCGGTCATCCTTCGTTCGGCAACTGGAGCCAGATTGGCATATTGACACAAATCTTGAAATCATTTCTCAATTAGCT agatttattaaatatcaactTTACATTTCGCCCATCAGACCTGAAAGAACTGCTTCAAACGTGTTCAATTCTTCGTCATTGGAACAGTTCTTTGGATGTGCATGA
- the LOC123196081 gene encoding zinc finger CCCH domain-containing protein 40 isoform X2, translating to MVERKFFKTKLCVLYQRGRCVRQTCSFAHGDAELRRSHNGGRDYRVSDLRNKLDRKLSPRRRYSPGSDVGGRHTYHGLSPARSLEKESDRKYRKKQRIHGQNGSLKILDGIGDHVKDRKITSSGSKTILQEQLKEVQSNISMHELQKHQLEIDVDEKVQEADILTSRIKELETQLNKEKEECKRIALKIKKFIKEHNRHVRIQDELKRSQAQLQKLGNQLGSDPTITGVNEEDSTINVVSDGETANNHLVSSHNDVLTLSSPKKKKLRGDRVTAEESIQEANLMKDRGRWDESITSEKVSRWNVHPFQSNVGIEVEAVNNGNSDQGPLVDQGKLKKRKFVSTNFPAADKLTNLGSGNVVPSMSIASHAIDEEVEIEVEKTERVVEMASAGNDKQVIMNAKGMPFRPPPPPIPKNAYLEYVGDDENVDVVG from the exons ATGGTTGAGCGGAAGTTCTTCAAAACGAAGTTATGCGTATTGTATCAAAGGGGTCGCTGTGTGCGCCAAACTTGCTCCTTTGCTCATGGAGATGCTGAACTGCGCCGATCCCATAACG GTGGGAGGGATTATAGAGTTAGTGACTTGAGGAATAAACTTGATAGGAAGCTTTCCCCACGACGAAGATATTCTCCAGGAAGTGATGTAGGAGGTAGACATACATATCACG GACTGAGCCCTGCCAGGTCTCTTGAGAAGGAAAg TGACAGAAAATACAGGAAGAAGCAGCGCATTCATGGGCAAAATGGAAGTTTGAAAATCTTGGATGGGATTGGAGATCATGTTAAAGACAGAAAAATTACTTCTTCAGGTTCCAAAACTATCCTTCAGGAGCAG CTAAAAGAAGTACAGTCAAATATTAGCATGCATGAGCTCCAAAAACATCAATTAGAG ATTGATGTGGATGAGAAGGTTCAAGAAGCAGATATTCTTACTTCCAGGATTAAGGAGCTTGAGACTCAACTAAATAAGGAGAAAGAGGAGTGTAAAAG GATAGCTTTGAAAATcaagaaatttattaaagaacATAACCGTCATGTAAGGATCCAAGATGAACTTAAGAG ATCACAAGCACAACTTCAGAAGTTGGGTAATCAGCTTGGCTCAGATCCTACTATAACTGGTGTCAATGAAGAGGATTCAACCATCAATGTTGTAAGTGATGGAGAGACTGCCAATAACCATCTAGTCAGCTCACATAATGATGTCCTGACTTTATCTtctccaaagaaaaaaaagttgcgtGGTGATCGGGTCACTGCTGAAGAATCCATACAAGAAG CCAATTTAATGAAAGATAGAGGACGGTGGGATGAATCTATTACATCGGAGAAAGTTTCTCGGTGGAATGTGCACCCTTTTCAATCTAATGTTGGCATAGAAGTTGAGGCTGTAAACAATGGAAATAGTGACCAAGGACCTTTAGTAGATCAAGGCAAACTGAAGAAAAGAAAGTTTGTCTCTACCAACTTCCCTGCTGCAGATAAG TTGACAAATTTGGGATCTGGGAATGTGGTACCATCAATGAGCATCGCCTCCCATGCAATTGATGAAGAGGTTGAGATTGAAGTGGAGAAGACTGAGCGGGTGGTTGAAATGGCTTCAGCAGGAAATGATAAACAAGTAATAATGAATGCCAAGGGGATGCCATTCAGACCTCCCCCTCCACCAATCCCCAAAAATGCTTATCTAGAG TATGTGGGTGATGATGAGAATGTGGATGTGGTGGGCTGA
- the LOC123196717 gene encoding SPX and EXS domain-containing protein 1-like: MFGGLATALSNSPHLRKSGSRPVFLDPGNEAGNNVEEGFLQTEANGVKILGSPIMPSPVLLWRFKVLLFFVWGFVCCKVGWDSVMRMSADLRDLFLYEAFLYYNPLLLVTMMVWFWGVNLWVFSQANVNYTKIFDLNQDHLTHRDIWKCATWMTIAVPSSMTAYLYLYSHGEVSLAASQPVLLYLAVVMILIFPFDIFYLSSRYFLLRTLWRIVLPLQAISFPDFFLADILTSMAKVFSDLERSVCRMVHRQVATIAWFEADSVCGSHSIAIPLVLVLPYLFRLFQCLRQYKDTREKTTLFNALKYSTSVPVIFLSALKYHVFPERWTNFYRPLWLLSSVLNSSYSFYWDLTRDWDLSCFTRIFKFSKPNFFSFVFYGRKWVYAWVIGSNLILRCIWTYKLSAHLRHNYLTVFVITALEIFRRFQWAFFRVENEWNKMNSSKSNIQLAANDITNEDAKLLVPTDHNV; encoded by the exons ATGTTTGGAGGTCTAGCAACTGCTCTTTCTAATAGTCCACATTTAAGGAAGTCTGGAAGTAGACCCGTTTTCTTGGATCCTG GTAATGAGGCAGGTAATAATGTTGAGGAAGGTTTCTTGCAAACAGAGGCTAACGGAGTGAAGATTTTGGGTTCACCAATCATGCCATCTCCTGTATTATTATGGAGATTTAAG GTATTATTATTCTTTGTTTGGGGTTTCGTTTGCTGTAAG GTTGGATGGGATTCTGTTATGAGAATGAGTGCAGACTTGAGGGATCTTTTTCTGTACGAGGCATTTCTGTATTATAATCCTCTTCTTCTTgtg ACCATGATGGTTTGGTTCTGGGGAGTAAATTTATGGGTTTTCTCCCAGGCTAATGtcaattatacaaaaatttttgaTCTCAATCAAGATCATCTTACTCACAGAGATATATGGAAG TGTGCCACATGGATGACTATTGCTGTCCCAAGTAGCATGACGGCATATCTATATCTATACTCGCATGGAGAAGTATCATTGGCTGCTTCTCAACCA GTTCTTTTATATCTTGCTGTTGTGATGATATTGATATTtccatttgatattttttacttgTCATCCCGCTATTTCTTGCTAAGAACTCTTTGGCGGATAGTTCTCCCACTACAG GCAATATCATTTCCTGATTTTTTCTTAGCTGATATCTTGACTTCCATGGCAAAG GTGTTCTCAGATTTGGAGCGTTCAGTATGTCGAATGGTTCATCGACAG GTAGCCACTATTGCGTGGTTTGAGGCTGATTCTGTTTGTGGCAGTCACTCCATTGCAATCCCTTTGGTTTTAGTTTTGCCTTATCTCTTCCGCTTGTTTCAATGTCTTCGACAATACAAAGACACCAGGGAGAAGACAACCCTTTTCAATG CTCTGAAATATTCAACATCAGTACCAGTGATTTTTCTTTCAGCCCTTAAATATCATGTCTTCCCTGAGAGGTGGACAAACTTTTATCGGCCACTCTGGCTCTTGTCTAGTGTTTTGAACTCATCGTACTCATTCTATTGGGATTTGACTAGAGATTGGGACTTGAG TTGCTTCACTCGGATTTTTAAGTTCAGCAAACCAAATTTCTTCTCTTTCGTTTTTTATGGTCGAAAATGG GTATATGCTTGGGTGATAGGAAGCAATTTGATCCTCCGATGCATATGGACATACAAGCTGTCTGCTCATCTCCGGCATAATTACCTTACTGTGTTCGTAATCACTGCCTTGGAGATATTCCGTCGCTTCCAATGGGCCTTTTTCCGTGTTGAAAATGAGTGGAACAAAATGAACTCCTCCAAATCCAATATTCAGCTGGCTGCCAACGACATCACAAATGAAGATGCCAAATTACTCGTTCCTACTGACCACAATGTATAA
- the LOC123196718 gene encoding cyclin-U1-1-like produces MLAGTEYINHQGRLPEPSQIESTTPRVLTILSSVVEKLVARNDRIADELSQQAVVRVGKSLNAFHGVRAPSISIAKYLERIYKYTNCSPSCFVVGYVYIDRLLHKHPDSLVISLNAHRLLVTSVMVASKMIDDMHYNNAFYARVGGVSNAELNKLELELLFLLDFGVSVSSRVFESYCLHLEKEMLVNGTALKIERSLVSNTVDDATEI; encoded by the exons ATGCTAGCCGGAACTGAGTACATCAACCACCAAGGCCGGCTTCCGGAGCCGAGTCAAATCGAGTCAACCACACCCAGAGTTCTAACCATTCTGTCATCGGTGGTAGAGAAGCTGGTGGCAAGAAACGACAGGATAGCTGATGAGTTGAGCCAGCAGGCGGTGGTTAGAGTTGGGAAGAGCTTGAACGCATTTCATGGGGTGAGGGCACCAAGCATAAGCATAGCAAAGTACTTAGAGAGAATATACAAGTACACCAATTGTAGCCCGTCGTGCTTTGTGGTTGGTTATGTGTATATAGACAGGCTGCTGCACAAACACCCTGATTCACTTGTCATATCATTGAATGCCCATAGACTGCTCGTCACAAGTGTTATGGTTGCTTCTAAGATGATCGATGATAT GCATTACAACAACGCATTTTATGCTCGAGTTGGGGGAGTAAGCAATGCTGAACTGAACAAGCTTGAACTTGAACTGCTTTTCCTTCTAGATTTTGGAGTTTCTGTGAGCTCTAGAGTATTTGAGAGCTACTGCTTGCACCTGGAAAAGGAGATGCTGGTGAACGGAACTGCCCTAAAGATTGAAAGATCCTTAGTCTCCAATACTGTTGATGATGCCACAGAAATCTAA